CGGTCGCGCCACGGTGACCCGCCAAGGGAAGTCCGAGACTCGTCCGTCGTGTGCCCATCGTCCGGGGACGCTCGATCCCCGTAGGAGGCTCACCACCGTGGACCACACCACCACCGCCCCGACCCCGATCCCGCTCAAGGACCTCCGTCCGGCGCTGATCGTGGCGTTCGCCGCGCTGCTCGGCATCTTCCTCATGGCGTTCGACCAGGGCGCGGTCTCGCAGACCGGCCTCTGGCTCCACGAGGTCATGCACGACGGCCGGCACCTGCTCGGCGTCCCCTGCCACTAGGCAGCTCGGTGACATGGTCTTCCCGCTGATCAAGCGGGGGCTCGTCGCAGGCGCCATCGGCGGCCTGCTCGCCGGCGTGTTCGCGTTCTTCGTGGGCGAGCCGCTGGTCCAGGACGCGATCGACATCGAGGAGGCCGGCTCGGCCTCCGCGGCGCTGACGCCCGTGCTCGCGCACATCTCGGACTGGTCGGTCAGCCGGGGCGAGCAGCGCGGCGGCCTCTTCCTGGCGACGATCCTCTACGGCACGTGCTTCGGCGCGCTCTTCGCGCTGGTCTTCGCCGTCGTCCGCGGCCGCATGGCCGCCCGCGACGACTGGCAGCTGTCCACGCGGCTGGCCGGGCTGCTCTTCGTGGCCCTCGTCCTGCTGCCGTTCCTCAAGTACCCGGCCAACCCGCCGGCGGTGGGCGACCCCGAGACGATCAACGAGCGCACGTGGCAGTACCTCGCGATGCTCGCGGGCGGCATCTTCGCCCTGCTGGCCGCCTACCGGGTGCGCAACGCCGTGGCCGACGACGCGCCGTGGAAGCGGCCGGTCGCGGCCGGCGCGACGTTCCTCGCGCTGGCGGCGGTGCTCTACCTCGGCATGCCGAAGCTCGACGAGGTCCCGGCCGACTTCCCGCCGACGCTGCTGTGGGAGTTCCGCCTCAGCGCGCTCGGGACGCAGGCGATCCTGTGGGCGGGCCTGGGGACGGCGTACGGGATCCTCTCGCTGCGGGCGGCGCGCGCGGGTGCGCGGGCGCCGATGGCCGAGCCGGCCTGAGCGGCGGTGCGGCGCCTCGTGCTCGTGCGGCACGCCACCACGTCAGCCGTGCGCGCCGCGGCGTTCGGCGGCGACGAGCCGCTGGACGAGCGCGGGCGCGTGGCCGCGCGGGCGCTGGCGGGGGCGCTGCCGCGCACGGACGTCGCCTACGCCAGCCCCGCCGGCCGCGCGCGGGAGACCGCGGCGGCGGCCGGCCTGGACCCGGTGACGGTGGAGCCGGCGATCGCGGAGTGCGACTTCGGCGCCTGGGCCGGCCGCCCGCTCGCCGAGGTCCACGCCGAGGACCCGGACGCGACGGCGGCGTGGATGGCCGACCCGGACGCGGCGCCGCACGGCGGCGAGTCGCTCACGCAGCTGCTCGCGCGCGTGCGCGCGTGGCTCGACGAGCAGGCCGCGCAGGACGGCCGCGCGATCGCGGTCACCCACGGCGGCGTGGTCAAGGCGGCCGTCGTCTGCGCGCTCGACGCGCCGGCCAGCGCGTTCTGGCGGGTCGACGTCTCCCCCCTGTCGTTCACCGAGCTCCACGCCCACGCCGGGCGCTGGACCGTGACGCGCGTCAACGCGACGGTGGCGGCGTGAGCGGCGCGCTGCTCGTCGCGGGGACGCACTCCGACGCCGGCAAGTCGCTCGTGACGGCCGGGATCTGCCGGTGGCTCACGCGCCGCGGCGTGTCCGTCGCGCCGTTCAAGGCCCAGAACATGGCGCTCAACAGCGCGGTGACGCGCGGCGGGGCGGAGATCGGCCGCGCGCAGGCGATGCAGGCGGCCGCCGCCGGGATCGAGCCCGAGGCGGCGATGAACCCGGTGCTGCTCAAGCCGTCGGGCACCCGCCACTCGCAGGTGGTCCTCAACGGCAAGCCCTACGCCGACGCCGA
The DNA window shown above is from Conexibacter sp. SYSU D00693 and carries:
- a CDS encoding histidine phosphatase family protein encodes the protein MRRLVLVRHATTSAVRAAAFGGDEPLDERGRVAARALAGALPRTDVAYASPAGRARETAAAAGLDPVTVEPAIAECDFGAWAGRPLAEVHAEDPDATAAWMADPDAAPHGGESLTQLLARVRAWLDEQAAQDGRAIAVTHGGVVKAAVVCALDAPASAFWRVDVSPLSFTELHAHAGRWTVTRVNATVAA
- a CDS encoding CbtB domain-containing protein gives rise to the protein MDHTTTAPTPIPLKDLRPALIVAFAALLGIFLMAFDQGAVSQTGLWLHEVMHDGRHLLGVPCH
- a CDS encoding CbtA family protein, producing MVFPLIKRGLVAGAIGGLLAGVFAFFVGEPLVQDAIDIEEAGSASAALTPVLAHISDWSVSRGEQRGGLFLATILYGTCFGALFALVFAVVRGRMAARDDWQLSTRLAGLLFVALVLLPFLKYPANPPAVGDPETINERTWQYLAMLAGGIFALLAAYRVRNAVADDAPWKRPVAAGATFLALAAVLYLGMPKLDEVPADFPPTLLWEFRLSALGTQAILWAGLGTAYGILSLRAARAGARAPMAEPA